A DNA window from Kitasatospora atroaurantiaca contains the following coding sequences:
- a CDS encoding GNAT family N-acetyltransferase: MEMRSRLEQANDNAAAFWLGQARVHGWEHIRSAGYTAVRCARDAADAHRVVITRPYGEAGELVAELTELFRTWGTVQLCLEDPYGGLDLARFGREASLQMAVMAREPEDASGLGISDRTAAGLTVDEVRDDEDLAAVERAVVEGFPVAARQPWVRGELLPPGLLTLPGYRAWLGRVDGRPAGGCMTYDDGETVGVYWVATLPEHRSQGIARAAVAEALAAHPGRVTTLVATLLGEPLYRRLGFTEQGVTRWWR, encoded by the coding sequence ATGGAGATGCGCAGCCGGCTCGAACAGGCCAACGACAATGCCGCCGCCTTCTGGCTCGGCCAGGCCCGCGTGCACGGGTGGGAGCACATCCGGAGCGCGGGGTACACGGCTGTCCGCTGTGCCCGGGACGCGGCTGACGCCCATCGCGTCGTGATCACCCGGCCGTACGGCGAAGCCGGGGAACTGGTGGCGGAGTTGACGGAGCTGTTCCGTACCTGGGGAACGGTTCAGCTCTGCCTCGAGGACCCGTACGGGGGACTGGACCTCGCGCGGTTCGGCCGCGAGGCCTCCCTTCAGATGGCGGTGATGGCCCGCGAACCCGAGGACGCATCAGGCCTGGGGATCTCCGATCGGACGGCCGCCGGGCTGACGGTCGACGAGGTCCGGGACGACGAGGATCTGGCAGCCGTGGAGCGGGCCGTGGTCGAGGGGTTCCCCGTGGCGGCCAGGCAGCCCTGGGTACGGGGTGAGCTGCTTCCGCCGGGGCTGCTCACGCTCCCCGGCTACCGGGCATGGCTGGGGCGGGTGGACGGCCGGCCGGCCGGCGGCTGTATGACCTATGACGACGGGGAGACGGTCGGCGTCTACTGGGTGGCCACCCTGCCGGAGCACCGGTCTCAGGGCATCGCCCGCGCGGCGGTGGCCGAGGCACTGGCCGCCCACCCCGGGCGGGTGACCACCTTGGTGGCCACCCTGCTCGGTGAACCGCTGTACCGCAGGCTGGGCTTCACCGAGCAGGGCGTGACCCGCTGGTGGCGTTAG
- a CDS encoding hydroxymethylglutaryl-CoA lyase: protein MTTPAEQISAARNGAPQAGSHEPDALELGLPAPVREPGLPARVRIHEVGPRDGLQNESSLVPVEVKAEFITRLAATGLRTVEATSFVHPKWVPQLADAEDLMPQLGELPGRHPGLRLPVLVPNERGLDRALAHHVTDIAVFASATETFARRNLNRSADEVLTMFRPVVERAAEAGVPTRGYLSMCFGDPWEGPVPQAQVIDFGVRLLELGCTELSLGDTIGVATPGQVTALLEGFARAGVPTERIAVHFHDTYGQALANTLAALRSGVTTVDASAGGLGGCPYAKSATGNLATEDLVWMLHGLGIETGVDLRALVAASGWMAQQLGRPSPSRAVQALYSHPA, encoded by the coding sequence ATGACCACCCCCGCAGAACAGATCAGCGCAGCGCGAAACGGCGCACCGCAGGCCGGCTCGCACGAGCCCGACGCCCTCGAACTCGGTCTGCCCGCCCCCGTGCGCGAGCCGGGCCTGCCCGCCCGGGTACGGATCCACGAGGTGGGGCCGCGCGACGGGCTGCAGAACGAGAGCTCGCTCGTCCCGGTCGAGGTGAAGGCCGAGTTCATCACCCGGCTGGCGGCCACCGGGCTGCGTACCGTCGAGGCCACCAGCTTCGTCCACCCGAAGTGGGTCCCCCAGCTGGCCGACGCGGAGGACCTGATGCCGCAGCTGGGCGAGCTGCCGGGCCGTCACCCCGGCCTGCGACTGCCGGTCCTGGTGCCGAACGAACGCGGTCTCGACCGTGCTCTCGCGCACCACGTCACCGACATCGCGGTCTTCGCCAGCGCGACCGAGACCTTCGCCCGGCGAAACCTCAACCGCTCTGCGGACGAGGTGCTGACGATGTTCCGCCCGGTCGTGGAGCGGGCGGCCGAGGCGGGTGTCCCGACGCGCGGCTACCTGTCGATGTGCTTCGGCGACCCGTGGGAGGGCCCGGTCCCGCAGGCGCAGGTGATCGACTTCGGCGTGCGGCTGCTGGAGCTTGGGTGCACCGAGCTGAGCCTCGGCGACACCATCGGCGTGGCCACTCCGGGCCAGGTCACCGCGCTGCTGGAAGGCTTCGCCCGGGCCGGGGTACCGACCGAGCGGATCGCCGTCCACTTCCACGACACGTACGGCCAGGCGCTGGCCAACACCCTCGCCGCGCTGCGCAGCGGGGTGACCACGGTGGACGCCTCTGCGGGCGGCCTGGGCGGCTGCCCGTACGCCAAGAGCGCCACCGGCAATCTGGCCACCGAGGACCTCGTCTGGATGCTGCACGGCCTCGGCATCGAGACCGGCGTGGACCTGCGCGCGCTGGTCGCGGCCAGCGGGTGGATGGCTCAGCAGCTCGGCCGTCCCAGCCCCTCCAGGGCCGTCCAGGCGCTGTACAGCCACCCGGCCTGA
- a CDS encoding acyl-CoA dehydrogenase family protein: MLDHRLDHEYEELRRTVAEFAQDLVAPKIGEFYEHGEFPYEIVREMARMGLFGLPFPEEYGGMGGDYFALGLVLEELARVDSSVAITLEAAVSLGAMPIYRFGTEEQKREWLPRLTSGEMLGAFGLTEPEGGSDAGATRTTARYDEATDEWVINGTKCFITNSGTDITGLVTVTALTEPIARSSEDGSDLSPSREISSIIVPTGTPGFTVSKKYSKVGWNASDTRELSFTDCRVPAANLLGTRGRGYAQFLRILDEGRIAIAALATGLAQGCVDQSLQYAATRRAFGRPIGANQVIQFKLADMEMRAHTARLAWRDAASRLLHNEPFKKEAAIAKLYSSEAAVDNAREATQIHGGYGFMNEFPVARFWRDCKILEIGEGTSEVQRMLIARELGMTS; encoded by the coding sequence ATGCTCGACCACCGACTGGACCACGAGTACGAGGAACTTCGCCGCACGGTGGCCGAGTTCGCCCAGGACCTGGTCGCCCCGAAGATCGGCGAGTTCTACGAGCACGGGGAGTTCCCGTACGAGATCGTCCGCGAGATGGCCCGGATGGGCCTCTTCGGGCTGCCCTTCCCCGAGGAGTACGGCGGCATGGGCGGCGACTACTTCGCCCTCGGCCTCGTGCTGGAGGAGCTGGCGCGGGTCGACTCCTCGGTCGCCATCACACTCGAGGCGGCCGTGTCGCTGGGCGCGATGCCGATCTACCGCTTCGGCACGGAGGAGCAGAAGCGCGAGTGGCTGCCCCGGCTGACCTCGGGCGAGATGCTGGGCGCCTTCGGCCTGACCGAGCCCGAGGGCGGATCGGACGCCGGCGCGACCCGTACCACCGCCCGGTACGACGAGGCCACCGACGAGTGGGTGATCAACGGCACGAAGTGCTTCATCACCAACTCGGGGACGGACATCACCGGCCTGGTCACCGTGACCGCCCTGACCGAACCGATCGCTCGTTCGAGTGAAGACGGCTCGGATCTCTCGCCATCGCGCGAAATCTCTTCCATCATCGTGCCCACCGGTACCCCTGGCTTCACGGTTTCGAAGAAGTACTCCAAGGTCGGGTGGAACGCCTCCGACACCCGCGAACTGTCCTTCACCGACTGCCGCGTCCCTGCGGCCAACCTGCTCGGTACGCGTGGCCGCGGCTACGCCCAGTTCCTGCGGATCCTCGACGAGGGCCGCATCGCCATCGCAGCCCTGGCCACCGGCCTGGCCCAGGGGTGCGTCGACCAGTCGCTCCAGTACGCCGCCACCCGCCGCGCCTTCGGCCGCCCGATCGGCGCCAACCAGGTCATCCAGTTCAAGCTCGCCGACATGGAGATGCGCGCCCACACCGCCCGCCTGGCCTGGCGGGACGCCGCCTCCCGGCTGCTGCACAACGAGCCCTTCAAGAAGGAGGCCGCGATCGCCAAGCTGTACTCCTCCGAGGCTGCCGTCGACAACGCCAGGGAGGCCACCCAGATCCACGGCGGCTACGGCTTCATGAACGAGTTCCCGGTCGCCCGCTTCTGGCGTGACTGCAAGATCCTGGAGATCGGGGAGGGCACCTCCGAGGTCCAGCGGATGCTCATCGCGCGGGAGTTGGGCATGACCTCCTGA
- a CDS encoding carboxyl transferase domain-containing protein, whose translation MVLSTVGSATDPAAGTIADPFAGPPAHNAGATGAAAAPAPRLESAADPGSAAYRANTAAHQALVAELREKLAAAALGGGAKARARHTARGKLLPRERVDTLLDPASPFLELSPLAADGLYDGAAPAAGVIAGIGRVAGREVVVVANDATVKGGTYYPMTVKKHLRAQEVALENRLPCLYLVDSGGAFLPMQDEVFPDRDHFGRIFYNQARLSAAGIPQIAAVLGSCTAGGAYVPAMSDQAVIVRNQGTIFLGGPPLVKAATGEVVTAEELGGGDLHSRTSGVTDHLAEDDAHALSIVRTIVAGLGAAPAKPWPLTPAEPPAVDPAGLYGAVPVDPRTPYDVREVIARLVDGSRFAEFKAEYGATLVTGFAKIHGHPVGIVANNGVLFAESALKGAHFIELCDQRGIPLLFLQNITGFMVGRQYEAGGIAKHGAKMVTAVACTRVPKLTVVIGGSYGAGNYSMCGRAYSPRFLWMWPGAKISVMGGEQAASVLATVRRDQLEAHGEEWPTEAEEEFKRPVREQYERQGNAYYATARLWDDGVIDPMDTRTVLGLALTACSNAPLAAPRPYGVFRM comes from the coding sequence ATGGTCCTCTCAACCGTCGGATCGGCTACCGACCCAGCAGCCGGTACGATCGCGGATCCGTTCGCCGGTCCGCCCGCTCACAACGCGGGCGCCACCGGCGCAGCCGCCGCGCCCGCTCCCCGACTGGAGAGCGCGGCCGACCCCGGCTCGGCGGCGTACCGCGCGAACACCGCCGCGCATCAGGCGCTGGTCGCCGAGCTGCGCGAGAAGCTCGCGGCTGCGGCCCTGGGTGGCGGCGCCAAGGCCCGCGCCCGGCACACCGCCCGCGGCAAGCTGCTGCCACGCGAGCGCGTCGACACCCTGCTGGACCCGGCCTCCCCCTTCCTCGAGCTCAGCCCACTGGCGGCCGACGGGCTCTACGACGGTGCGGCCCCCGCAGCAGGCGTGATCGCCGGCATCGGGCGGGTGGCCGGCCGCGAGGTCGTGGTGGTTGCCAACGATGCAACCGTCAAGGGCGGCACCTACTACCCGATGACGGTCAAGAAGCACCTCCGTGCCCAGGAGGTGGCGCTGGAGAACCGGCTGCCCTGCCTCTACCTGGTGGACTCCGGCGGCGCGTTCCTTCCCATGCAGGACGAGGTCTTCCCGGACCGCGACCACTTCGGGCGGATCTTCTACAACCAGGCGCGCCTCTCCGCCGCCGGGATCCCGCAGATCGCGGCGGTGCTCGGCTCGTGCACCGCGGGCGGCGCGTACGTCCCTGCGATGAGCGACCAAGCCGTGATCGTCCGCAACCAGGGCACCATCTTCCTGGGCGGGCCTCCGCTGGTGAAGGCGGCGACCGGCGAGGTCGTCACCGCCGAGGAGCTGGGCGGAGGTGACCTCCACTCCCGGACCTCGGGCGTGACCGACCATCTGGCCGAGGACGACGCCCATGCGCTGTCCATCGTCCGGACGATCGTCGCCGGGCTGGGCGCAGCCCCTGCCAAGCCCTGGCCACTCACCCCGGCGGAGCCCCCGGCGGTCGACCCGGCGGGGCTCTACGGCGCGGTGCCCGTCGACCCGCGCACGCCGTACGACGTCCGCGAGGTGATCGCCCGACTGGTGGACGGCAGCCGGTTCGCCGAGTTCAAGGCGGAGTACGGCGCCACCCTGGTCACCGGCTTCGCCAAGATTCACGGCCACCCGGTCGGCATCGTGGCCAACAACGGTGTGCTGTTCGCCGAGTCGGCCCTCAAGGGAGCCCACTTCATCGAGCTGTGCGACCAGCGCGGCATCCCCCTCCTCTTCCTGCAGAACATCACCGGCTTCATGGTCGGGCGGCAGTACGAGGCGGGCGGCATCGCCAAGCACGGCGCCAAGATGGTCACAGCCGTCGCCTGCACCCGGGTGCCGAAGCTGACGGTGGTGATCGGCGGCTCGTACGGGGCCGGCAACTACTCGATGTGCGGGCGGGCGTACTCACCTCGCTTCCTGTGGATGTGGCCCGGCGCGAAGATCTCGGTGATGGGCGGTGAGCAGGCGGCCTCCGTCCTCGCCACCGTCCGCCGGGACCAGCTGGAAGCTCACGGCGAGGAGTGGCCCACCGAGGCGGAGGAGGAGTTCAAGCGCCCCGTCCGGGAGCAGTACGAGCGGCAGGGCAACGCGTACTACGCCACGGCTCGGCTCTGGGACGACGGCGTGATCGACCCGATGGACACCCGCACCGTGCTCGGACTTGCGCTCACCGCCTGCTCGAACGCCCCGCTGGCCGCACCGCGCCCGTACGGCGTATTCCGGATGTGA
- a CDS encoding acetyl/propionyl/methylcrotonyl-CoA carboxylase subunit alpha, with the protein MFDTVLVANRGEIAVRVIRTLRQLGVRSVAVFSDADADAPHVREADLAVRLGPADRSDSSAVETYLRTDQILAAARRTGAQAVHPGYGFLAENSAFARACAEAGLVFIGPPPGAVELMGDKINAKEAVRAAGVPVVPGSQGGAPTDAELTAAAAEIGYPVLLKPSAGGGGKGMRLVRDPADLAGELTAARRVARTAFGDDTLLLERWVDRPRHIEVQVLADTHGRTVHLGERECSLQRRHQKLIEEAPSVLLNPETRAAMGAAAVRAAEACGYTGAGTVEFIVPGIDPDGPAPEGVLDFFFMEMNTRLQVEHPVTELAIAVGADTPHPQRLDLVEWQLRIAAGEDLPFTQSDISFQGHAIEARICAEDPDRDFLPTGGQILVLDEPRGTGIRVDSGVGPGTEISSLYDPMLAKVIAYGPDRPTALRRLRAALADTRILGVTTNSGYLRRLLAHPDVAAGRLDTGLVERTAEQHPELLASPYTRTVSDHPTELPAPGAAPSEQGGTEVSPPSVSAVETLYYAAALTRHLALAPATASNGWSDPFSVPSGWRLGGEPAWTTHRLRLPGHDPVSVLVRPVAGRNVSEATDNSSDSTPELQVRLGDGPIRQARATRTVGRLHLTVDGLQTTFAHATDNGPATTVGPVTWLGVDGDAWAVHPYDPVADRTGAAAAHHGALTAPMPGTVTVVKATLGEQVRRGQPLMVLEAMKMEHVISAPHDGTVTELRATAGATVAMEELLAVVTPDEDLSGEAAS; encoded by the coding sequence ATGTTCGACACTGTTCTGGTCGCCAACCGAGGCGAGATCGCCGTTCGGGTGATCCGCACCCTCCGGCAGCTCGGAGTGCGGTCGGTCGCCGTCTTCAGCGACGCCGACGCCGATGCGCCGCACGTCCGCGAGGCCGACCTGGCGGTCCGGCTCGGTCCGGCCGACCGCAGCGACAGCTCTGCGGTCGAGACCTACCTGCGGACCGACCAGATCCTGGCGGCGGCCCGCCGTACCGGCGCCCAGGCCGTCCACCCGGGCTACGGCTTCCTCGCCGAGAACTCGGCCTTCGCCCGCGCCTGTGCGGAGGCCGGTCTGGTCTTCATCGGTCCGCCGCCGGGTGCGGTGGAGCTGATGGGGGACAAGATCAATGCGAAGGAGGCCGTACGCGCCGCAGGCGTACCGGTGGTCCCCGGCAGCCAGGGCGGCGCCCCGACCGACGCGGAACTCACCGCGGCAGCCGCCGAGATCGGCTACCCGGTGCTGCTCAAGCCGTCCGCCGGCGGCGGCGGCAAGGGCATGCGGCTCGTCCGGGACCCGGCGGACCTCGCCGGTGAACTGACCGCCGCCCGCCGGGTCGCCCGTACGGCCTTCGGGGACGACACCCTGCTGCTCGAACGCTGGGTCGACCGGCCCCGGCACATCGAGGTCCAGGTCCTTGCCGACACCCACGGCAGGACCGTGCACCTCGGCGAACGCGAGTGCAGTCTGCAACGCCGACACCAGAAGCTGATCGAAGAGGCACCCTCCGTCCTGTTGAACCCGGAGACCCGGGCCGCCATGGGCGCGGCAGCCGTCCGCGCGGCCGAGGCCTGCGGCTACACCGGTGCGGGCACTGTGGAGTTCATCGTGCCCGGCATCGACCCCGACGGGCCGGCCCCCGAGGGCGTGCTGGACTTCTTCTTCATGGAGATGAACACCCGTCTCCAGGTGGAGCACCCCGTCACCGAGCTGGCCATCGCGGTGGGCGCCGACACCCCGCACCCGCAGCGGCTCGACCTGGTCGAGTGGCAGCTCAGGATCGCCGCCGGCGAGGACCTGCCCTTCACCCAGTCGGACATCTCCTTCCAGGGCCACGCGATCGAGGCCCGGATCTGCGCCGAGGACCCGGACCGCGACTTCCTGCCCACCGGCGGCCAGATCCTGGTCCTCGACGAACCGCGGGGCACCGGCATCCGGGTGGACTCCGGTGTCGGCCCGGGCACCGAGATCAGCAGCCTCTACGACCCGATGCTGGCCAAGGTCATCGCGTACGGGCCCGACCGCCCGACCGCTCTCCGCCGGCTCCGCGCGGCGCTCGCGGACACCCGGATCCTCGGAGTGACCACCAACTCCGGTTACCTGCGGCGGCTGCTCGCCCACCCCGACGTCGCAGCCGGCCGACTCGACACCGGCCTGGTCGAGCGGACCGCGGAGCAGCACCCCGAGCTGCTGGCCTCGCCGTACACCCGAACCGTTTCCGATCATCCGACAGAACTGCCGGCACCGGGGGCGGCGCCCTCCGAGCAGGGCGGCACCGAGGTTTCGCCTCCTTCCGTCTCCGCCGTGGAAACGCTGTACTACGCGGCCGCGCTGACCCGGCACCTGGCGCTCGCTCCGGCCACCGCCTCCAACGGCTGGAGCGATCCCTTCTCCGTCCCGTCCGGCTGGCGCCTGGGCGGCGAACCGGCCTGGACCACCCACCGGCTCCGCCTCCCGGGACACGACCCGGTCTCCGTCCTCGTACGACCCGTTGCCGGCCGCAACGTATCCGAGGCCACTGACAATTCCTCAGACAGCACCCCTGAACTGCAGGTTCGTCTTGGTGACGGGCCGATCCGGCAGGCCCGGGCCACCCGGACCGTCGGCCGGCTGCATCTCACCGTCGACGGTCTGCAGACCACGTTTGCACACGCCACCGACAACGGCCCCGCCACCACCGTCGGCCCGGTGACCTGGCTCGGTGTCGACGGCGACGCCTGGGCGGTGCACCCGTACGACCCGGTCGCCGACCGGACCGGAGCCGCGGCCGCCCACCACGGCGCGCTCACGGCCCCGATGCCAGGCACCGTCACGGTGGTCAAGGCCACCCTCGGCGAGCAGGTCCGGCGCGGGCAACCACTGATGGTCCTGGAGGCCATGAAGATGGAACACGTGATCTCGGCGCCGCACGACGGCACCGTCACCGAACTGCGGGCCACCGCCGGCGCCACCGTCGCCATGGAGGAGCTGCTGGCCGTCGTGACCCCCGACGAGGACCTCTCCGGCGAGGCTGCATCATGA
- a CDS encoding HAD family hydrolase, translating into MQRMPLLLFDLDNTLLPRDAAFRAWAQDFLDEHRLPPGDLSWFTTIDGGGYVPRGTVLGAIKRRYGLDHSTELLLAHYRRGINSHIHCPASHIDALHTARAAGWTLGIVSNGGTRPQLEKIRRTGLGPLVDGWVISEEARCLKPDPQIFEIAAQRCGVPPTADWTSHTWMIGDYAPADIAGAEVTGLRSVWLHHGRPWAESGYRPTLSAAGLPEAVGLVLTARNAPSLRPNPRRSVRPAVATADAAPVQLAGAPAAAPASERIRHAGEYNGEYEIERPTGRYAVPRSSASAPAPAPVLAPVLAPAPTPVSALGPRPAAAATTAPGRTTAATVPPFPANKTGAAAVRRVAAVRIPDGTAG; encoded by the coding sequence ATGCAGCGCATGCCGCTGCTGCTGTTCGACCTCGACAACACCCTCCTGCCCCGAGACGCCGCGTTCAGAGCCTGGGCGCAGGACTTCCTGGACGAACACCGTCTACCACCCGGCGACCTGAGCTGGTTCACCACCATCGACGGCGGCGGCTACGTGCCCCGCGGCACGGTACTTGGGGCCATCAAGCGCCGCTACGGCCTCGACCACTCCACCGAACTGCTCCTCGCCCACTACCGGCGGGGCATCAACTCCCACATCCACTGCCCCGCCTCGCACATCGACGCGCTGCACACCGCGAGGGCCGCCGGATGGACTCTCGGCATCGTCAGCAACGGCGGCACCCGCCCCCAGTTGGAGAAGATCCGCCGCACCGGCCTCGGCCCGCTGGTGGACGGCTGGGTGATCTCCGAGGAGGCCCGATGTCTCAAACCTGACCCGCAGATCTTCGAGATCGCCGCGCAACGCTGCGGCGTTCCACCGACCGCCGACTGGACCTCGCACACCTGGATGATCGGCGACTACGCGCCGGCCGACATCGCGGGCGCCGAGGTGACCGGCCTCCGCAGTGTCTGGCTCCACCATGGCCGCCCCTGGGCCGAATCGGGCTACCGGCCCACCCTCAGTGCTGCCGGCCTGCCCGAGGCCGTCGGCCTGGTCCTGACGGCACGTAACGCACCGAGCCTCCGACCGAACCCGCGCCGCTCCGTCCGCCCGGCGGTCGCCACAGCCGACGCCGCTCCCGTCCAGCTGGCGGGCGCCCCTGCCGCTGCTCCGGCCTCCGAACGCATCCGTCACGCCGGCGAGTACAACGGCGAGTACGAGATCGAGCGCCCAACCGGCCGGTACGCCGTGCCCCGCTCCTCTGCGTCCGCCCCTGCCCCTGCCCCCGTTCTGGCCCCGGTTCTGGCCCCGGCCCCGACACCCGTCTCAGCACTCGGCCCGCGACCGGCTGCGGCGGCGACCACAGCACCCGGGCGGACCACGGCCGCCACCGTCCCGCCCTTCCCCGCCAACAAGACCGGCGCAGCTGCCGTGCGCCGCGTCGCGGCCGTCCGCATCCCTGACGGCACCGCCGGTTAG
- a CDS encoding TetR/AcrR family transcriptional regulator, whose product MPNVQAASALPRRDQIRKEAARLFAARGFLGVGVDEIGKAVGISGPGLYRHFSGKDAMLADLLVGISERLLEEGRRRAGDAAGAAGALDALISGHVDFALDDRDLIILHDRELLHLKEEDRRRVRRLQRGYVELWVEVVREAFPALAKPEAEPVARAAVHAVFGLLNSTPHSAGPQSTHSERAAGLPRDGMAALLHSLAQGAFAAAATTAEAEAAA is encoded by the coding sequence ATGCCGAACGTCCAAGCTGCCTCCGCGCTCCCACGCCGCGACCAGATCCGGAAGGAGGCTGCCCGGCTGTTCGCCGCCCGCGGCTTCCTGGGGGTCGGTGTCGACGAGATCGGCAAGGCCGTCGGGATCAGTGGGCCGGGCCTGTACCGGCACTTCTCCGGCAAGGACGCGATGCTCGCCGACCTCCTGGTCGGCATCAGTGAGCGACTGCTCGAGGAGGGGCGCCGCCGGGCGGGTGACGCCGCGGGCGCGGCCGGCGCGCTGGACGCCCTGATCAGCGGGCACGTCGACTTCGCGCTCGACGACCGGGACCTGATCATCCTGCACGACCGCGAGCTGCTCCACCTCAAGGAGGAGGACCGGCGGCGCGTCCGGCGGCTCCAGCGCGGCTACGTCGAGCTCTGGGTCGAGGTGGTCCGCGAGGCGTTCCCCGCCCTGGCGAAGCCCGAGGCCGAGCCGGTCGCGCGCGCCGCGGTGCATGCGGTGTTCGGCCTGCTCAACTCGACCCCGCACAGTGCGGGCCCGCAGTCCACGCACAGCGAACGGGCCGCCGGGCTGCCTCGCGACGGGATGGCCGCGCTTCTGCACAGCCTGGCGCAGGGGGCGTTCGCCGCAGCGGCCACGACTGCGGAGGCGGAGGCTGCCGCCTGA